A window of ANME-2 cluster archaeon genomic DNA:
ACGAGATATGCCACAATCCCAGGATAGTCGTAGTTGATGGCAATTCCACGGACAGGACCATTGAGATTGCAAAGAAGTACGGCGTAGAGGTCATATTTGACCATGCTCTTGGCAAAGGCGAAGCCTTGAGGTGTGCGTTTGACCATGTGCAGGATGATGTAGTGTTTTTGGATGTAGACGGCACGTATCCACTGGAACTGATCCCTGATTTTATTGAGGCACTTGCCGAATATGATCTGGTTGTAGGTGAAAGGGTCAGGTTTGACGGTGATGCCCTCCCCAGGTTATTCCTGGTAGGTGATGCCCTTTCAAGGGGATTGTTCAGGCTGCTTTATTCATCAAGGGTGGATAACCTTTCAGGACTCAGGGGACTCAGGAGGCAAGCCATACAGAGAATGTCACTTGAATCTGATGATTTCGGGATAGAGACTGAGATAACAGGCAAGGCTGTGCGGCTGGGACTTAAGATAAAGAAGATACC
This region includes:
- a CDS encoding glycosyltransferase, whose protein sequence is MVSIILPTKNEESCIGPTITRINEICHNPRIVVVDGNSTDRTIEIAKKYGVEVIFDHALGKGEALRCAFDHVQDDVVFLDVDGTYPLELIPDFIEALAEYDLVVGERVRFDGDALPRLFLVGDALSRGLFRLLYSSRVDNLSGLRGLRRQAIQRMSLESDDFGIETEITGKAVRLGLKIKKIPITYTARTGNSKFRPIQDGIIVLKAMFRYRFKDLS